The following proteins are co-located in the Labrys monachus genome:
- a CDS encoding ABC transporter permease: MAERSAKAALRIDDLQVYYGESHALQGVSLTLESGVLSVVGRNGMGKTTLCNTITGLKRSRGGSIRVAGREITSLEPHEIHRLGVGYVPQGRRCWPSLTVDEHLRLAAGSRRDANWTIERIYQTFPRLAERRGNGGSQLSGGEQQMLAISRALLGDPRLLVMDEPTEGLAPVIVDQVEKMLIDLAAEGEMSILVIEQNIGVATAVSDRVAIMVNGRINRIMEARALAADRELQQRLLGVGRHSEDSAATPAAMAQAEADIGEVYRVVRDPAAALPSGGSQVYRPVTSLPNRWDIPVSAIRRTSDEASPQPGTSASSSETRAVFAMPFSERIGRTVLLAGTFDTKGKELLFMAEKLARLGIPVRTVDLSTSGKPSVAQVSALQVASMHPAGTAQVMSGDRGSSVTAMAQAFARWVEREPGIGGILSAGGSGGTTLATAGMRSLPIGLPKIMVSTVAAGDVGQYVGGSDIMMFHSVTDVQGLNSISEQILGNAAHAMAGMVAQLPSGEAWEARRRQARPAVGITMFGVTTPCVQAVTRHLEADYECLVFHATGIGGRAMESLGDSRLLSAFLDLTTTEVADMIVGGVFAAGRDRLGAAIRTGLPYIGSVGALDMVNFGPRDTVPEKFRSRKFVIHNPNVTLMRTTRDENRAFGEWIGGRLNEMNGPVRFLLPQGGVSLLDAPGQPFHDPDADEALFEAIERTVRPTAQRRIQRVPGNINDAGFAKAAVDMFRAIASPPQRRA, encoded by the coding sequence ATGGCTGAGCGGAGCGCGAAAGCCGCCCTGAGGATCGACGACCTGCAGGTCTATTACGGCGAAAGCCACGCGCTGCAGGGCGTATCGCTGACGCTGGAGAGCGGCGTGCTCTCCGTCGTCGGCCGCAACGGCATGGGAAAGACCACGCTGTGCAACACGATCACCGGCCTGAAGCGCAGCCGCGGCGGCAGCATCCGCGTCGCGGGCCGCGAGATCACGTCGCTGGAGCCGCACGAGATCCATCGCCTCGGCGTCGGCTATGTGCCGCAGGGGCGGCGCTGCTGGCCGAGCCTGACCGTCGACGAGCATCTGCGGCTCGCCGCCGGCAGCCGGCGGGACGCGAACTGGACCATCGAACGCATCTACCAGACCTTCCCGCGGCTGGCGGAGCGCCGCGGCAATGGCGGCTCGCAGCTGTCCGGCGGCGAGCAGCAGATGCTCGCCATCTCGCGCGCCCTGCTCGGCGATCCCAGGCTGCTGGTGATGGACGAGCCGACGGAGGGGCTCGCCCCCGTCATCGTCGACCAGGTCGAGAAGATGCTGATCGACCTCGCCGCGGAAGGCGAGATGAGCATCCTCGTCATCGAGCAGAACATCGGCGTGGCGACGGCGGTCTCCGACCGCGTCGCCATCATGGTCAACGGCCGCATCAACCGCATCATGGAGGCGCGCGCGCTGGCGGCTGACCGCGAGCTCCAGCAGCGCCTGCTCGGCGTCGGCCGGCATTCGGAGGACAGCGCCGCGACGCCCGCCGCGATGGCGCAGGCCGAGGCGGATATCGGCGAGGTCTATCGCGTCGTCCGCGATCCGGCGGCGGCGCTCCCGTCCGGCGGCAGCCAGGTCTACCGGCCGGTGACGAGCCTGCCGAACCGCTGGGACATCCCGGTCTCGGCGATACGCCGGACTTCGGACGAGGCATCGCCGCAGCCGGGGACATCGGCGTCCTCCTCGGAGACTCGGGCGGTGTTCGCCATGCCCTTTTCCGAGCGGATCGGCCGCACCGTGCTCCTCGCCGGGACGTTCGACACCAAGGGCAAGGAACTGCTCTTCATGGCCGAGAAGCTCGCCCGTCTCGGCATCCCCGTGCGCACGGTCGACCTGTCGACCTCGGGCAAGCCCTCGGTGGCGCAGGTGAGCGCCCTCCAGGTGGCGAGCATGCATCCGGCCGGCACCGCGCAGGTGATGTCCGGCGACCGCGGTTCGTCCGTCACCGCCATGGCCCAGGCGTTCGCGCGCTGGGTCGAGAGGGAGCCCGGCATCGGCGGCATCCTCTCGGCCGGCGGGTCCGGCGGCACCACCCTGGCGACGGCCGGCATGCGGTCCCTGCCGATCGGCCTGCCCAAGATCATGGTCTCGACCGTCGCCGCCGGCGATGTCGGCCAATATGTCGGCGGGTCCGACATCATGATGTTCCATTCGGTGACCGACGTGCAGGGGCTGAACTCGATCAGCGAGCAGATCCTCGGCAATGCCGCGCATGCGATGGCCGGCATGGTGGCGCAGCTGCCGAGCGGGGAAGCCTGGGAAGCGCGGCGCCGGCAGGCGCGCCCCGCCGTCGGCATCACCATGTTCGGGGTGACCACGCCCTGCGTCCAGGCGGTGACGCGGCATCTGGAGGCCGATTACGAATGCCTCGTCTTCCATGCGACGGGCATCGGCGGCCGCGCCATGGAGAGCCTCGGCGATTCGCGCCTGCTCTCCGCCTTCCTCGATCTCACCACGACGGAGGTCGCCGACATGATCGTCGGCGGCGTCTTCGCGGCGGGGCGCGACCGGCTGGGCGCGGCGATCCGCACCGGGCTTCCCTATATCGGCTCCGTCGGCGCGCTGGACATGGTGAATTTCGGGCCGCGCGACACCGTCCCCGAGAAGTTCCGCAGCCGCAAATTCGTCATCCACAACCCGAACGTCACGCTGATGCGCACCACGCGCGACGAGAACCGCGCCTTCGGGGAATGGATCGGCGGCCGCCTCAACGAGATGAACGGGCCCGTCCGCTTCCTGCTGCCGCAGGGCGGCGTCTCCCTGCTCGACGCGCCCGGCCAGCCCTTCCACGATCCCGACGCCGACGAGGCCCTGTTCGAGGCGATCGAAAGGACCGTGCGGCCGACGGCCCAGCGCCGCATCCAGCGCGTGCCCGGCAACATCAACGATGCCGGCTTCGCCAAGGCGGCGGTCGACATGTTCCGCGCCATCGCATCCCCGCCGCAAAGGAGAGCCTGA